The genomic segment TCTAAGTTTCCATTCAAAACAGTTAGCTCAATTGTATCTGATGTTGAAACTTTATTGGAAAGTAAAGCTTTAGATAGTTGATTTAAAACTTGTTTTTGTACCACTCTTTTAACAGGCCTAGCTCCAAATTGAGGATCATATCCAAGTTTTGCAATTTCCTTAATCGCTTCATCAGTGATGGATAATTGAATGTCATTTTTCAATAGCCTTTGTTTTAATTTGTTTAACTGAATCTTTACAATATTTTGAATGTCTTCTAACGTTAACGGTTGAAACATAATCGTTTCGTCAATACGATTCAAGAATTCAGGTCTAACTGTTTGTTTCAGTGCTTGATAAACATTGTCTTTGGTGTTTTCAACAACTTCAATTTGCTCGAGTTGAGATTTAAGTTCAAAACCATTAAAACTATCCTGTATAATTTCAGCTCCGATGTTGGAGGTCATAATGATAATTGTATTTTTAAAATCAACTACTCGTCCTTTATTATCTGTTAATCTACCGTCGTCCAACACTTGAAGTAGGATGTTAAATACATCAGGGTGTGCTTTCTCGATTTCATCCAGTAAAATCACAGAATAAGGCTTTCTTCTGACAGCTTCAGTTAATTGACCACCTTCATCATAGCCTACATATCCTGGAGGAGCTCCTACTAATCTAGATACAGCATGACGTTCTTGATATTCACTCATGTCTATTCTGGTCATTGCATTTTCATCTGAAAATAAGTATTCACTTAATGCTTTAGCAAGTTCGGTTTTTCCTACCCCAGTAGTACCTAAGAAGATAAAAGAACCAATAGGTTTGTTGGAGTCTTGTAATCCAGCTCTACTTCTTCGTACAGCATCAGATACGGCTTCTATTGCGTCCAGTTGTCCCACTACTCTTTTTCCAATTTCATCTTCCAACTTTAAGAGTTTTGCTCTTTCACTTTCTAGCATTTTACTGACAGGAATTCCTGTCCATCGAGCTACAACATCAGCAATTTCTTCAGACCCTACTTCTTCTTTAATCATTTTTGAATTAAGTTGAAGCTCAGCTAATTCTTTTTTAGCATTTTCAACATCATTTTCTAATTGTTTAAGTAGGCTGTATCGAATTTCAGCAACACGACTAAAATCCCCAGAACGTTCAGCTTGTTCAGCTTCAAGTTTTAGTTGTTCAATTTCTTCTTTGGAATTTTGGATCTTTTCAACAACTTCCTTTTCACTTTTCCATTTTGCTAAAAAGCTGTCCCTCTTTTCGTTCAGTTCAGAAAGTTCTTCTGCTAGTAAATCTAGTTTTTTTGAATCTCCCTCTCTTTTAATCGCCTCTCTTTCAATTTCAAGCTGCATGATTTTACGTTCAATTTCATCCAGTTCTTCAGGCTTTGAGTTGATTTCCATTCTTAATTTAGAGGCTGCTTCATCAATTAAATCTATTGCTTTGTCAGGAAGAAAACGAGTCGTAATATAACGTTGAGACAACTCTACAGCAGCTATAATAGCACTATCTTTTATTTGTACTTTATGATGGGTTTCATATTTTTCCTTAATACCTCTCAAAATACTAATTGCATCTTCAGTATCAGGTTCATCTACAATAACTTTTTGGAACCTTCTTTCTAAAGCCTTATCCTTTTCAAAATACTTTTGATATTCGTCTAGAGTAGTAGCTCCAATTGATCGAAGTTCTCCTCTAGCTAAAGCTGGTTTTAAAATATTGGCTGCATCCATGGCGCCTTGACCTCCTCCAGCTCCAACTAACGTATGGATTTCATCAATAAATAAAATAATTTCACCATCAGAACTAGTTACTTCTTTGACTACAGCTTTTAGACGCTCTTCAAACTCTCCCTTGTACTTTGCTCCTGCGATTAGAGCCCCCATATCCAAGGAATAAATTGTTTTTCCTTGTAGGTTTTCTGGAACATCGCCACTTATTATCCTGTGTGCAATTCCCTCAGCAATAGCTGTTTTTCCAACGCCTGGCTCTCCAATAAGAATAGGGTTGTTTTTAGTTCGTCGTGTTAATATTTGAAGAACTCTTCTTATTTCTTCATCTCTTCCAATAACAGGGTCCAACTTTCCGTCTTTAGCTAATTGATTAAGGTTGTTGGCATATTTTGCTAAAGAATTATACGTTTCTTCCTGACTTTGAGAAGTAACTCGATTCCCTTTTCTAAGTTCTTGAATGATGTTGTCAAGTTCTTTGGTATTAAATCCATGATCCTTCAGTAATTGGGTAGTACTTCCAGAGCTGGCTAAAATCCCATAAATGATATGTTCTAATGATACAAAATCATCGTTCATTTTTTTGGCTGTACTTAAGGCCTTATCCAAGGTTGTTTGCGCATTTCTTGAAAGTTGCTCTTGTCCACCAGTTACTTTGGGGTAGGAGGTGATAATGCTGTCTAAAGCTTGCTTAAAAACAGTAAGATTTACTCCCATTTTCTTAAAAATATGTGGGAATATATTTTCGTCAACTTGAAAGCCACCTTTCAATAAATGGCCATTTTCGATT from the Flavobacteriales bacterium genome contains:
- the clpB gene encoding ATP-dependent chaperone ClpB produces the protein MDFNKFTTKSQQAISEARQIAVENNNQQIENGHLLKGGFQVDENIFPHIFKKMGVNLTVFKQALDSIITSYPKVTGGQEQLSRNAQTTLDKALSTAKKMNDDFVSLEHIIYGILASSGSTTQLLKDHGFNTKELDNIIQELRKGNRVTSQSQEETYNSLAKYANNLNQLAKDGKLDPVIGRDEEIRRVLQILTRRTKNNPILIGEPGVGKTAIAEGIAHRIISGDVPENLQGKTIYSLDMGALIAGAKYKGEFEERLKAVVKEVTSSDGEIILFIDEIHTLVGAGGGQGAMDAANILKPALARGELRSIGATTLDEYQKYFEKDKALERRFQKVIVDEPDTEDAISILRGIKEKYETHHKVQIKDSAIIAAVELSQRYITTRFLPDKAIDLIDEAASKLRMEINSKPEELDEIERKIMQLEIEREAIKREGDSKKLDLLAEELSELNEKRDSFLAKWKSEKEVVEKIQNSKEEIEQLKLEAEQAERSGDFSRVAEIRYSLLKQLENDVENAKKELAELQLNSKMIKEEVGSEEIADVVARWTGIPVSKMLESERAKLLKLEDEIGKRVVGQLDAIEAVSDAVRRSRAGLQDSNKPIGSFIFLGTTGVGKTELAKALSEYLFSDENAMTRIDMSEYQERHAVSRLVGAPPGYVGYDEGGQLTEAVRRKPYSVILLDEIEKAHPDVFNILLQVLDDGRLTDNKGRVVDFKNTIIIMTSNIGAEIIQDSFNGFELKSQLEQIEVVENTKDNVYQALKQTVRPEFLNRIDETIMFQPLTLEDIQNIVKIQLNKLKQRLLKNDIQLSITDEAIKEIAKLGYDPQFGARPVKRVVQKQVLNQLSKALLSNKVSTSDTIELTVLNGNLEFQSMTTTPV